GTGGGCCGACGAGCGTTGCTCGTCGACGTCGTCGGGGCCGACTGCGAGGAGTCTGTCGACGGCAGCGTCGTCGATGTGAACCTCGACTCCGTACTCGTCGGCACCCGGGAACATACCGCTTGGTGTGCGACGGACTACTAAAAACGTATCACTCGCGGTCGATTCGGGAGACAGAAGTCGAGAGTGAGTCGGGGTTTTGGTGCCAGACACGACCCCGACCTGTCCGAAGATGCGTCAGACGTTCGTAACCCATCGCGTCGGTTACGCTCGGTCACCGTGACGTTCGGACTCCACTTCGTTGCCCGCAGCGTCTCGAAAGACGGCACGGGTGCGCGCGGCGCACGTTGCCTCAGTTCCCGCCGGGCACACGAAGACACCGCGCCTGTCAATGTATATCGTGAACTGTTATGGTCCTATCGGCACTCGCGTGTGACGCTTACCCGGCCGCGACCACGTTCGAGACGGACGCCATGCTCTTCTATCCAGTCTCGTGTTCGCCCCTGACTGTGTAGGAGTACCTCGACGAGGTCAGTCGGTTCGTCCACGTCGACGGCGAGGCGCATCGAGTCGACCTCGACGAACGACGCGCCCGCGTCTGCAGCGATAGCCCGGTGGTCGGCGATAGACGCACCGTGATAATCGACGGTAAACGACGGAGTGCGGACGACGAGCGCGTTCGTCCCGCCACCGAGTCCCGGTGCGGCTACGACGTCGCCTGCGGTCTCGAACAGTCTCGTGAGCGCCTCCGGTGTCGCGAGTGCGAGGTCTGCCATGACGATGGCGACCGGTTCGTCACCGCCGAGTTCGTCGTTGACCACCTCGGTCAGCGGCCGGTCGTCGACGATGACTGGCACGTCGACGTCGACGTCGACTGCGGTGTCTGCGAGAACAACCGGGTCACCACCTGCACGGTCGATGGCGTCGAGAACGTCACGGAGCATCACGAGTGCAAACTCGCGTCGCTCGTCGGCGTCGAAAAGCGGGGCGAGTCGCGACTTCGGAGAACGTCCCCCGAAGGGAACGGCGACTCGCATGAGAAGTTAGCCCAGTTTGTCGTAGGTCTGCTGCTGGGACTTCCAGTAGAGGAAGCCACCTGCGAGCAGCGCGACGACTACGAGTCCACCGGCGGCGTAGATGAGTAGTTGCGTCGTCTGACTCGACTGCTTCGCCTGGTTCGCGCGGGTCTCGGCTTCCTCTGCGAGGGTGGTCGCGAGGCCGAACTCGGCGCCTTCGTAGGCTTCGACAGCGTTGTTGAACGACTGCTGTGCTTCTTGGGTGTTGGAACCACTGGCGGCCGCGATGGCTGCCTTCGCACTGTCGAGTGAGTCGCGTGCGGCGGCGCTCTCTTCAGTGTAGTGGGTCGCGTTCCACGTGCCGATATCGTTACTGGAGCCTCCTTCGCGGGTCTGAGCGAGCGAGAGGACGGTGAACTCCTGTGCCGGGTCGTAGGTGAACTCCTCGACCTCGGGCACCGTTCCGGTCACCGAGACTTCGACTTCGCTCGTTCCGTCGTCAGCGGCGATTTGCGCCCCGCTGAAGTTCTGCCCGTCGAAGGACTGCTGGTCGACTTTCGCGCCCGTCTGGTCGTAGTACGTGACGGTCCACGTCACGTCTTCGAGGTGGGTCTGTCCTGCAAGCGTCCACGCTTCGAGTTGCGGGTCCTTGTACAGTTCATCGAGGGTGACCGATGCGGTCACCTTCGAATCGACCTGCGCCTCGGAGGGCGTGTCCTCAGAGGCGACGCTCACGGCGCCTGCCGGAATCGCAGCGACCGACAGGAGCACGACGAGCGCGAGCGCCAGCTTAGAAAAGCGACTCCAGTTCGTCCTCGTCATCGTTTATGAGGTTCTCCAAATTGGACTCGCTCTCCTGACGAATCTCCTCGATGTTGTCTTGCGCCTCGATGGCGACCTGCTGCAGTTCCTTGATGCGGGGCACGTTTGCCACTCCAGAGAGGAGGATGACACTCGCGACCTTTCCGGCGCCCGGAATCGGGTAGTCCCCACCGCGAACTTCCATGGAACCGGTCTGCTCCTCGATCCATTTCCGCCCGCGCTCTATGCCTTTCCGGTTCAGATGCTCCGGCGGGCCAGCGAGGACGAGCAGTGCGCGTTCGGCGCCTTCGATCTCACAGGGGAGGGTGAGGCGGCCGAGCGCTGCCTTGCGGACGAGGCTGGTGATACGGTTCGTCGTGTGTGCGGTGTCGAGGTTGTCGTCTGGCTCGTCACCGCCGGTGAGTCGCGACAGGAGGCCGCCACTCTTCTTCTTCCGTGGTTCGACGCCTTCGGACGCGTAGCCGACAGTCGAGACGCCGCCGCCGGCCAGCGTGTTGATGATCTCAGACGAGTCGACGACGGACTCTGCGACTTCCTGTCCGTCTTTGACTTCGCCAGCACCGAAGAGGA
The genomic region above belongs to Haloferax marinisediminis and contains:
- the cofC gene encoding 2-phospho-L-lactate guanylyltransferase, producing MRVAVPFGGRSPKSRLAPLFDADERREFALVMLRDVLDAIDRAGGDPVVLADTAVDVDVDVPVIVDDRPLTEVVNDELGGDEPVAIVMADLALATPEALTRLFETAGDVVAAPGLGGGTNALVVRTPSFTVDYHGASIADHRAIAADAGASFVEVDSMRLAVDVDEPTDLVEVLLHSQGRTRDWIEEHGVRLERGRGRVSVTRECR
- a CDS encoding tubulin/FtsZ family protein — encoded protein: MKLAMIGFGQAGGKVVDKFVEYDRERNAGIVRAAVAVNSAKADLLGLKNIPKDQRVLIGQSRVKGHGVGADNELGAEIAEEDIDEVQGAIDSIPVHEVDAFLVVSGLGGGTGSGGAPVLAKHLKRIYTEPVYGLGILPGSDEGGIYTLNAARSFQTFVREVDNLLVFDNDAWRKTGESVQGGYDEINDEIVNRFGVLFGAGEVKDGQEVAESVVDSSEIINTLAGGGVSTVGYASEGVEPRKKKSGGLLSRLTGGDEPDDNLDTAHTTNRITSLVRKAALGRLTLPCEIEGAERALLVLAGPPEHLNRKGIERGRKWIEEQTGSMEVRGGDYPIPGAGKVASVILLSGVANVPRIKELQQVAIEAQDNIEEIRQESESNLENLINDDEDELESLF